The Tenebrio molitor chromosome 5, icTenMoli1.1, whole genome shotgun sequence genome has a segment encoding these proteins:
- the LOC138131047 gene encoding ATP-dependent Clp protease proteolytic subunit-like: MSRLFHCFRIVFQPKRVGIREFGHIPIVVEQSGRGDRAYDIYSRLLRERIICLMGPITDYTSSLIIAQLLFLQAESTNKPIHMYINSPGGVITSGLGIYDTMQYILPPVATWCVGQACSMASLILAAGERGMRHSLPNSRIMIHQPSGGVTGQATDIKIQAEEILKMKKQINCLYVKHTGTALERVEQSVERDNFMSPSEALEFGIIDRVLTSPPKTKHVPELDNILPRRLEPFNQPISNQSVTN, translated from the coding sequence ATGTCGAGACTTTTCCACTGTTTCCGTATTGTATTCCAGCCAAAGCGAGTGGGAATTAGAGAATTTGGGCATATTCCGATAGTTGTGGAGCAATCCGGAAGAGGAGACCGTGCTTATGACATTTACTCGAGATTACTGCGTgaaagaataatttgtttgaTGGGTCCCATCACAGATTACACCAGCTCCCTAATTATTGCGCAACTGTTGTTTCTTCAAGCGGAATCAACCAACAAACCCATTCACATGTACATCAATTCTCCCGGGGGCGTTATTACATCAGGTCTGGGTATTTATGATACCATGCAGTATATTTTACCCCCGGTAGCTACTTGGTGCGTTGGTCAAGCATGTAGCATGGCTTCATTAATTCTCGCCGCGGGAGAAAGGGGAATGAGACACTCCCTCCCGAATTCCAGAATCATGATCCATCAGCCGTCTGGGGGTGTAACAGGACAAGCCACCGATATCAAAATTCAAGCCgaagagattttaaaaatgaaaaaacaaattaattgtcTGTACGTGAAACACACTGGAACAGCCTTGGAAAGAGTGGAACAAAGTGTAGAACGAGACAATTTCATGAGTCCCAGTGAAGCTTTAGAATTTGGAATTATTGATAGAGTATTAACGAGCCCTCCAAAAACGAAACACGTTCCCGAACTCGATAACATTCTACCAAGGAGACTGGAACCTTTTAATCAACCAATCTCAAATCAATCtgtaacaaattaa